The following proteins come from a genomic window of Edaphobacter sp. 4G125:
- the mnmA gene encoding tRNA 2-thiouridine(34) synthase MnmA, whose product MQPDLNNPNQETIAVAMSGGVDSSTVAAILRSQGHPLVGLTLQLWNQRRLAGKEGMPEAVKGRCCSLDDVYDARAVAEQLDIPYYVVNQQDRFEADVVRPFVNEYLHGRTPIPCTLCNNHLKFDQLLLTARQIGADRIATGHYARNHYDEARGRWILSRPADYTKDQTYFLFGLTQEQLSRTLFPLGEMQKPAVRQIAEDQGLYVAQKPDSQEICFIPNGDYSTFLKAYLDEQNEEMPDLSGELVSTSGEVLGHHQGIHSFTVGQRKGLGVSSPNPLYVLAIHPDSHQVTVGPDEGLLTRNLTANRLNWISVPGLAEGEELRVTAKIRHRHTPAPATLIGAGDDLVRAVFDEPQRAITPGQAAVFYQEDEVVGGGWII is encoded by the coding sequence ATGCAGCCTGATCTCAACAATCCGAACCAGGAGACGATCGCTGTCGCCATGTCTGGAGGAGTCGACTCCTCCACGGTCGCGGCCATTCTGCGATCTCAGGGGCACCCTCTTGTCGGCCTTACCCTCCAGCTCTGGAACCAGCGCCGCCTCGCTGGAAAGGAAGGCATGCCCGAGGCCGTCAAGGGACGTTGTTGCTCCCTCGACGATGTCTACGACGCTCGCGCCGTAGCCGAGCAACTCGACATCCCCTACTATGTCGTCAACCAGCAGGACCGCTTCGAGGCCGATGTCGTCCGTCCCTTCGTTAACGAGTATCTACACGGGCGCACGCCAATCCCCTGCACCCTTTGCAACAACCATCTCAAGTTCGACCAACTCCTACTCACCGCGCGCCAGATCGGCGCCGACCGCATCGCCACCGGCCACTACGCCCGCAATCACTACGATGAAGCTCGTGGCCGTTGGATCCTCTCGCGCCCGGCAGACTATACGAAGGACCAGACTTATTTCCTGTTTGGTCTGACACAAGAACAGCTCTCCCGCACTCTCTTCCCTCTGGGAGAGATGCAGAAGCCCGCTGTTCGCCAGATCGCCGAAGACCAGGGCCTCTATGTCGCCCAGAAGCCCGACTCGCAGGAGATCTGCTTCATCCCCAATGGGGATTACAGCACCTTCCTCAAGGCTTACCTCGACGAACAGAATGAGGAGATGCCTGACCTCTCTGGCGAGCTCGTGTCCACCTCCGGCGAGGTGCTCGGCCACCACCAGGGAATCCACAGCTTCACTGTCGGCCAGCGCAAGGGCCTCGGCGTCTCATCGCCGAACCCGCTCTACGTCCTCGCCATCCACCCGGACTCGCACCAGGTCACAGTCGGTCCCGATGAGGGTCTGCTCACTCGCAACCTCACCGCCAACCGCCTCAACTGGATCTCGGTCCCGGGCCTCGCCGAAGGCGAAGAACTCCGCGTCACTGCCAAGATTCGCCATCGCCACACACCCGCCCCCGCCACCCTCATCGGAGCAGGCGACGATCTCGTACGCGCCGTCTTCGACGAGCCGCAGCGAGCGATCACCCCCGGCCAGGCCGCCGTCTTCTACCAGGAAGACGAGGTCGTTGGAGGCGGCTGGATCATCTAG